CGCCAGCGCTGTCGGTTCCGCCATGGGCGATGTATTCCGACGGGACGTGGCCCTCGGGGATGGGCGGCAGGGCGCCCCGGAACAGCGCGGGATCCACCGCAAGGCCACCCCGCGCGGCAAATTCCCACTCCTCCTCGGTGGGCAGCCGAAGATAGGCCCCCGTCTGACCGGCCGCCGGCAGGCTGTCCGGCGCATTGCGCATCAGCCAGACGGTCCAAGCCTCGGCGAATGCCTCAAGCTCGGTCCGGGTGACGCCGGCCTTGGGCAGGAAGTCGCGCCGCCGCGGCTTCTCGCCCGTGCAGGGCTCTGTCACGGCGCGATACTGCGCCTCGGCGATCTCGTATTTCCCGATGTAGAACAGCCCCTTGCCGCCGCCTTTCGCGGTATCCTCCAACCCCCCCGAGACGTAGGAGCGCCTCAGGCCGTCCAGATAGGGCTGCGCATCCCCTTCCTGCCCCAGGATCACCGGGACGTCGCCGATGGCCCCTTCGGCGTTCGGGGTGGCCACGGGGCGGAACACCATGCCGCCGCCGCAGGGCATCGGCAGCACGAGGTCCCCTGCGGCAGGCTGCGGGTTCCAGTATTTCTCGTCCCAGGTGATGATGCCCTCGGCCCCTGCCCCAAGCGGCGCAAGCGCCATGAAGCCGGCGAGAAGGGCCGCGCGTCCTGTCGTCCTATCCATGTCTGAGCACCTCTTCGCCCGGAATCCTTGCCACGGCCGCCATGGCCCAGCCGGATGCCGTGACCGCCGTCGCACCGACCAGCGCCGCGGCCGCCGCCACCTGCCCCGCTCGGAGGCTGGCCACCGGCCCGTCGCCGACGCCGGCCAGGGTTGCGTTGATCAGTGCGAGGCCCGGCAGCACGATGGCCAGCGACACGCAGAGGCCCGCCACCGCCAGAACGAGGCTCTGGATCAGCGGGATCGCGGCCCGTCCCGCCGGCGACAGCCCGAGCATCCGCAGGAGGCTGAGCGCCAGCCGCTGCCGCTCGACCATGCCGCGCAGATTGGCGCTCATCGCGGCCCAGAACCCTGCCACGGCAAGCACCGCGATCGCCATGTAGAGCCGGTCCGCCGCCTCCCGGACGCGCAGAAGAAGGGCGGCGTTCTCGGCCTTGGGGCGGACCGTGATCCCCCGCTCGGCCAGCGCATCGGCCAGCGGGGCGAGATCGGCCAGAGTCCGGGCATAGAGCCTGAAGCTGGCATGGGACAGGGGCGGCGCGGCGGGGTCCAGCCAGCGGTCCGGCGTGATGGCGGGGTCGTCGCGGAAGCGCTCGATGGCCAGCATGTCGGCGAGGGAAAGGAAGATGGCGGGGCGTCCGTAGCGCTCCGCCGGCACGAGGCCGGCCACGGTGAACCGGCCGCGCGCGGTCTGGTCCGACCCTTCGGTCCGACGGCCGATCACCAGCCGGACCGCCGATCCCGCATTGGCCCCAAGGGCGCGCGCCAGGGGCGTGCTGAGCCAGACCTGCCCGGAAATGGGGGCGGTTCCCGGGATCAGCGGGTCGCCGGGGCCCGAGACGACAAGCGGAACAGCGCGCTCGATCCCGTGACGGGCGGAAGCCTGTGCGGCGCCGGTGGGAAGTTCCACCGCCACGGCGTCGGCCATGGCGTTGATCGAGCGCGTCGCCGGCAGCACGAAGCCCACCTCGGGGCGGCTTTCGAGCCACCGGAAGAAATCGGCATCATGCGCCCCCGCACCCACGGCCACGAGTTCGCGGTTGGCGGGATCGTCGACCAGCCGATCCACGGTGCGGTCCACCGCACCGGTCTTCAGCGCCAGCAGGATCAGCATCGGGGCCAGGACCCCCACCAGCGCCGCGATGAAACATGCCGCGGCGATCCAGTCATGCCGCAACTCGCGCAGCGCAAGGAACAGGGCCACCGGCATCACGCGGCCTCCGGGGCGGGAGCCGAGAAGATCGAGCGCACCAGCACGCCCGATCTCTCGATCCGGTGGCGGACGCGGCGGCAGTCGGCAAAGGCACCGCGGGACGCCTGGTGGCTCGCAAGCAGCACGGCCGAACCGGCACGCGCCGCGAGATGCAGGACCAGCTCCTCCACCGCCCGGACATTGGCGGGATCCAGCGCCGACACCGGCTCGTCCAGCAGCAGAAGCCGCGGCCGTGCGAGGATGGCCCGCGCAAGGGCGACCCGCTGGCGCTGTCCGACCGACAGCTGCGCCGGGAGCCTGTCCAGCAGATCGGTCAACCCCAGCGCCCCCACGACCTCGCGCGCCCAGCCGGGCGACACCGCAAGACCGGCGATGCGTGCCGGCAGGCCGATGTTGTCGCGGGCGGTGAGGTAGGCCACCAGGGCATGGGTCTGAAGCACGAATCCGATCAGCGCGGCCCCCGCCTCCGGTTGCTGCAACATGTCCTGGCCGGACAGACAGTGGCGGAGGCCCGGATGCGCCTCGGCCGCGATCACGCCGGCGACCAGGCCGAGAGCCGTGCTCTTGCCGGTGCCGCTCGGGGAATCGAGCACCAGCACCTCGCCCGCGGACAGTTGCAGCTCCTCGACGCTTACCATGAACCCGGCCCCGAGACGCGCCGACAGCCCGAGGATGTCGGCTGCACGCGGCAGCGGCGCAAGGCTTGCATCGAATGCGGGTGAGGTGTCCCGACGGGTGGCGGCAGCGGCGATCATGGACCGGCCCGCAGCCGGATCTCGACCGCCCCCCCGAGGGTCAGCACCGTCGCCTCTCCGATCTGGCGCGGCTGGCGCGGGGCCAACGGCTTGCCGTCGACCGTCGTGCCGTTGGTCGATCCAAGGTCCGTGGCCATCAGCCTCCGCCCCTCGAGCGACAGGCGAAGATGCTCCCGGCTGACGCGCGGGTTGTCGATGTCGACCGGAACCCCGCGGCCCCGCCCGATCACCACGCCGGCGCGCAGGCTGTCGCGTCCGATGCGCCGCGAAAAGCTGGTGTCGCCCGTCCGGATCGTCAGGGTCAGCGCCACGCGTCCCTCGGCCGAGGGCAGTCTGTCCCCGCCGCTCCGCCCGCTTGCGGCAATGGCTATCACCGCGAGGACAGTCAGCAGCGCCGCAGGGATGCCGCCAACGATGGCCCAGAACCGGATGTCGCCGTTCCCCGGGCCGGCCGGCACGGCAGGCGGAGGGACGGCAGGCGGGGGCACGGCCGGCCTTGCCGGCGCGCCGGCCCCGGCTTCCGGGTCGCAGGCGCCACTGGCAGCGGCAACCGACAGCCCGGCCTCGTCGAGGAAGTCCGCAATGGTGCGGGCGGACGATGCCAGGTAGATGCCCGACACGCCTTTCGCAGTGGCTGTGTTCAGGCCGATCACGCGGCCGCACCGGTCGAGCAGCGGCCCGCCCGAGTTGCCGGGACTGAGCGGGGCAGTGTGCTGAACGATCTCGATCCGCGCAGGGCCGTTGTTCCAGGAGCCCTGCAGCACCCGGCTTACGTTGCCGCCGGTCAGCGTCGTCTCGAAGGCGGCAATGTTCATCTCCTCGCCCATGACGGCGTCGGCCGCACCGGGAAAGCCGATGGCAACGACCGGCTCGCCCTTCCGCAGCGTCCGCATGTCAAGCGCGAGCGGCGGCGGCGGCGCGGCCGTGACCTTCTTGGGGTCGAGTTGCAGGACGGCGAGGTCAGCCTCGCGCGAGGCGGCCAGCACCGAGCCGCGGTAGATCGAGATGGTGTCGCTGGTCTTGAACACCACCCCGATGTCCCGGCCGCGCTCGATGACGTGGTTGTTGGTCAGGTAGAGCAGCGAGCCGCTGCCGCCCGAGGAGATCACCACCCCCGCCCCTGTCACGTAGCCGCCGGGAGCGTCGACGAAGACACGCCCGACGGAGCGATCCGTCAGCGGCGCAATGTCCGAGAAGTCCTGAGCCGCGGCGGCGGCTGCAAGGACGAGTGCCAGAAGAAGGGTCAGGAGGTTCGGCATCAGTTGGGGATCCAGCCGGGCTGACGGGACAGGATGCCATAGGCCACCGCAGCGGCCGCGATCAGCAGCATGAGGATCACCATGACGATGGGCTGGCGGTTCACCGCCCTGCTCGGGCCGCGCCGCGAGACCGATGCGACGGAGACGGACGGGCGCTCCGCCGGTCGCTCGCTTCGGCGGGACGCGACGGACGTCGGCCGCGCAAGCTCGACGCCGGCCATGTAGGCGAACTGGCGGACGGCCTGCGGCCGGTCCAGCGGCCAGAGCGTGCAGCCCGCATCGATGGCGGTGACGAGCGCGGGGGAGTAGCTGGCGCGGATGCCCCGGTTCGCCACCAGCGCCGCCAGCGGCACGAAGGGATCGGCGCCCCCGGCGGCAATGGCTGCCGCGCGGTCCTGGGCATTGGGCGGCAGGCGCTGCGAGGCCATCTCGTAGAGCATGACGGCCAGCGAGTAGATGTCGCTCCACGGGCCCTCGTCGAGCCGCTGCGGCGCGCGGATCTGGCCGCGGGGGAAAAGCTCCGGCGGGGCGTAGTTCTTGGTGAACATCGCCAGCGAGCCGCGCTGGCCGGACGGACGTGCGGCCCCGAAATCGATCAGGATCGGCTGCTGGTCCTGCCGGGCGATCATCACGTTCGCGGGCTTCACGTCCCGGTGCACGAGCCCGGTGGAATGCACGGTCTCCAGCGCGATGCAGATGGGCCCGAGGAAGCTGCGCAGAAGCCCCTCGGGAATGAAGCCCGTCCGCTGGATCATCGGGGCGACGAGGCGGCTGAGCGGCTCGCCCTCGATGAAATCCATGGCGCAGTAGGCAGTTCCGAACTTCTCGAAGGCGCCGCGCACGCGGACGAGGCCGGCCTGCTGGGGAAGCGCCTTCAGGATGTTCGCCTCGGCGATGAAGGCGGCAAGTCCCTCCTGATACACCCGCTCGGCCTTGGGAAGCGGGCGGACGAAGCCATTCACGTCCCGGTGCGCGATGTCGCAGGGGAAATATTCCTTCAACGCGACAGCCGCGCCGGATTCGAGCGCGGTGGCGCGGTAGGTGATACCGAAGCCGCCGCGGCCGATCTGGTCCACGATCGCATGACCCCCGATGCGGGTGCCGTTGGGAAGGCGCGGCTCGAGCATCATGTCCTGTCCGGCGCCGCTTTCTCCGGCTCGGGGACGCGCGCAGGTGCGGGCGCGGGCTGAGGCGCGGCAGCCGCCGGCGGTCGCGCCCGCGGCGTCACCGTTGCGGGCGGCGCGACCGTCTTCGGCTTGACCGCTCCCGGCGGATCGGCCGGTTTGGGCGTGACCGGCTGGTCCTCGGCGGGGACGGGGATGTCGCGCATTTCCGTTCGGGACGTCGTGCCTGCCGCCTCGGCGGCAGGCTCCGGTTCGGCCGCAGGGCCACCCAGCGCGGCATAGATCGCAAGGCCCGCCAGCACGAGCGCGGAACCGAGGCCGGCCGCAGCCAGCGGCAGGCGCCAGCCCGAAAGGTTCAGCGCGCCGGGCCGCCCCGCGCGCGTGCCCGGGTGACGGTAGACGATGACCGAGGTATTGTCCTGCGACGGGTGGCCCTTGCGCTCGACCGCGGCCAGCAGGGCCTCGGTCACGGCCCGCGCGCCGCCGCGCATCCGGTCGTTGAGGATCTCCACAAGCTCGGCCTCGGGCAGTGCATCCAGACCGTCCGTCGCGATCACGACCGCATCGCCGGGTTCGAGCGCCAGCGAGTTCACATCCACCAGGGTCAGGGGATTGCCGGTCAGCGCCGAACGCAGCACGTTGCGGCGGGGATGGCCCGCGGCCTCGGCCCGGGTCATCCGGCCCGCCTCGACGAGGCCCATCAGCTCGCCGAAGATCGAATGGTCGGCATTCACCCGCCGCAGCACGCCGCGACGCAGCAGGTAGATCGCGCTGTCGCCCACGCTGACCCAGACGAGCCGATCCGCCAGCTTGATCGCCGCGATCAGCGTGCAGCCCATGCCCCGCAGGCTGGGATCGCGCGACAGCGCCGCGCGGATCGCCTCGTTTGCGGCCTCGAGCGCATCCTGAAGCCGGTCGGCTGGGCGCGGCGCCCGCGCCACCTGGGTGAAGTGGTGGGCAAAGGCCCGCAGGGCCAGACCGCTCGCCACCTCTCCGCCGGCGTGGCCCCCCATCCCGTCGGCGAGAAGCATCAGGACGTCGGAGCGCGGGTCCTTCTCGTTCTGAAAGATGATGTCGAGCGAGTCCTCCTGGGTCTCGCGCCGGCCGATGATCTGCTGGCCATGGACGAACGTCATCGCCTGTCACGCCTCGGGCGGAGCGATGTCGCCCCAGTCGAAATCCTCGTTGCAGAAGGCGACGAAGCGGACGGTGGTCTTCTTGCTCAGCTCCAGCGTCGAATGGCTGGGCAGCGGCAGCGTGGCGGTGACGACCTGCCCGTTCAGGCGGGTGATGTTCTTCCCGCTGCCCGGAACGACGAGGAACGAGCGGCTGACGTCGTCATAGACGATGCGCAGGTGGTCGTCGCCCGAGATCGTCATGTCGCCGAAGGGCAGCGCCACCCGGCAGGTGCTTTCGCGCCCGACGATGTTCATGCCCGCCCCGATGTTCACGCAGCGGCCGAGGCCCGGGCCCTTGACGACCACCAGCCAGCCCACGACGGGGTCCAGCTCCTCCTCGAAGGGGATCGCCTCGACGATCTCGATCCGGGTCCGGTCATCGGCCACCTGGACCATGCGCGTCGCGTCCAGCATGGCCGTGGGCGCCGCCGTCACGCCCAGCAGGCCGGTCTCGTTCGGGCCGAGGTCGGTGAAGTCGCGGCCGCGCGCCGGGCTGTCCTCGGCCTCGAAAATCCACTTGGTCTTGTCGCTTGCCATCTCAATCCCTCCTGATGGTGTGGCTCAGAGCGCCACGAGCCGGAGCTTGATCTGGCCGAAGCCGATCTGGTCGCCGTTCTTCACCTTGGTGCCTTCCTTGATGCGGCGGCCGTTCACGAAGGTGCCGTTGAGGCTGCCCATGTCGCTGAGCAGCAGCCCGCCGCCGGTCTGTTTCAGTTCGGCATGCAGCCGCGAGATGCTGTCGTCGGAGATGGCAACCGCATTGGTCGCCGCGCGTCCGATCGTTGCCATGGGCGAGGGCACGGCGAGACGCTCGCGCGTATCCTCGCGGACCAGCGTGGCCATGGCGCGCACCGGCGCAGCCGCATGCAACGGAGCCGCAGCCCGCGCCGAAGCCCCGAGGTCCAGATCGTCGTCGTCGCCAAGCGGAAGCTCGTCCTCCTCGCCCGGCCCGCCGCGACGCAGGAAGACGATGAGCCCTGCCAGAAGCAGGAGAACCAGCACCAGACCTCCGGCGCCGCCCAGCACCCAGAGCCGCGGATAGCCAAGGATCAGCGCGTCCGGCTCCTTCGCAGGCGCGGGTTCGGCGGCGGCGGCGGCTTCCTGCGGGGCGAACCGCACGCGGTGGGTAACCGTCTCGGTGCCCCCCGGCGCGCCGATCTTCGGCGCCTCCGTCTCCACCACAACATCGGCCGCCTCGGGCTTGCCTTCCGGCACGATGAGCCCCGACTGGAACAGCGCCCCGCCGTAGCGCGTGGCGAAGTCGTCGACCGCGGCAACCGCCGCCGTGCGGTTTCTCAGCATCACCGTCCCCGTCAGGCCGAAGCCGGGCGTGGTGATGCGGGTGTCCAGGTAGTCCTTGGCCCGGCCGATCTCGGCGCTGCCGCTGCCGCGCCAGAAGAAGCCGAGCGACGACACGGCAATGCGCGCATCGATCGCGCGTTCATGCACGTGATCGTCGAACAGCCCCTCTTCCTCGCCATCCGTCACCACGATGATGTTGCGGAAGAGCACGTCCTGCCGCTCGGCGAGAATCTTGATCGCGTCGAGCAGGTTCAGCGCGATGTGGGTGTTGACGCCCCCCGACTTCAATCCGTCGACCGCGTCGATCGCGCGCTGGCGCACCTCGGTGAACGGGGCGAGCGGCTGAAGCGTTCCGCTTTCGTCGAAGGTGTAGACGGCAACCAGCTCCTGGGGCGGAAGGCTGCCGATCAGCCGCGCCACAAGGTCCTTCTCGAACGCGAGGAACGGCTTGCGCGACCCGCCGGGCCCGGGGGTGCGATCGACAAGCAGCATTGTCGCCGAGGGATGGACCGCACGAGGAAAACGGCTGTCGGAAGCGCCGATGAAGGAGAACCCCGACCCCGACCCGCGCATGTCACCGCGACTGTGCAGCGGCGGAATCCGCAGCGTGCAGCTGTCCGACGGAGCGGGCGCGGCCGGCTTGCAGTCCACCACGGCAAGTCCGGTCGCAGGGGACCGGGTCTCGCTCGCGGTCTGGGCCTGAAGGTGCGGCGCCACGGAGAGGGACAGGCCAAGGCCCAGCACGAGCGTGCTGGCGGGCCGAAGAAGTCGCCGAAACAGGGGTGGGGTCACGGGGAATCTCCCGGTCAGTTCGAAAGCGCGCGGATCGAGGCGCGAATGCGGGCGACCTCGCTCTGCAGCACGGCCGGATCGCTGCCGCCCGACGCGTCATTCTGGATCGCCGCAAGCTGGCTTTCGTAGCCACCGAGCTTGCCGAGGCGAACGGGATCCTCGCCGACCTTCACGCGGGCCGCCGCTACCTCGCGCTGAGCCGCCGCGATCTGCTGGCGCAGGCTGGCAATGGTTTGCCGGTTGCCCGCCGCCTCGCTTCGCATCGAGGAGATGTTCCCCTCCATCTGCTGGTTCGAGCGGATGATGGCGGCCACCTCTGCATCCTTCCGCACGATCTGGCGGTCGTATTCGCCCGAGTTGAGGTTGGCGATATTGTCGAACAGGTGGGCGGTTGCCGGATCGGTAGACCCGCTGCAGCCGGCAAGGGCGGCACAGCAGATCATCAGGCGGACGGGGGACGGAACGGAAGGCATGCGACGCTCTCGAACGGCAGGGTGAACGCGGGCCGGCGGCATGCCGGCCCGTCGCGGGGTCACTTCGTCGGGATGAGCGAGACGGTGCTGCGCAGGCTTGCGAGCCGCTTCTCGGTGCTCGATGCGGCCGAGGTCAGCGTGGACAGCGACCGGCCGTCCTGACGCTCGAGCGAGGCAAGCTCCAGGCGTTCCTTGCGGACGTTCTGCTCGGCCGTCTGCAGACCGTTCGACACGGCGGTCCGGTTGGAGTTGATGGCGCGAAGGCGCGAATTGTACTGGCTCTGCGAGATCTGGTCGGCATCCACCTGACGGCGAAGCGAGGCGATCTCGGCGTTCTGGGACTTCAGGACGGAATAGAGGTCCGACTGCATCGAGCCGAGGGTCGCGTTGATCCCCTTGAGGCGCGCAAGCACTTCGTCACGCTTGACGAGTTCGCTGTTCTTCTCGGCGGCCTGCCGGCCGACGGCATGCCCACCGGCCGCTCCGACGACGCCACCGGCGACGGCACCCTTGGCGCAATCATCGCCATTTCCGCCCAACATGAGGGCGAGCGCGCATCCGGCAACTGCACCGACGACCGCGCCTTCGACTGTATTGCGAACGACGATGTCGCGCGATTGCTGGCTGAGGGATTTCACCTTGCGCTCGAGCGCAATTTCGCTTGCATTCTTGCCACTGGCCGAAATTGTGCCGCCGGCCACGGACGGAGATTTCGTGGTATGGGTTGCCGTTTCAGTCGTGCAGGCACTGGTCGTCAGAAGCGCGCCCAAAATGGCCGCGGTCAAGAAACTGCTCTTCAATGTCGCCACCGTTCAAAAAGTTGCGAGCGGAATTTCCCGCCGAACCGAATTGATTCGCAAGAAGGAGTTTGACTCAATTGGATGGTTAGCCAGAATGTCGCAGGCTGAACTTGGCAATTCCTGACAGTCGGGAACCCCAAACTCTCGATTGGAAACTATTGGCCGCCCAAGTGCCCGCGGCGCAATGCAGGGGCGGACGAACCGAAAAATCCCTTCCAACTTTCCTTGGGAGCGGCGCGGATCAATCCAGAGTGGATATAGTTAACAGAATGCTGGTCATCTTGTCCATTTTCCGGCGCCGCGGCGTCATCTCTCGCTCTAAATCGTTCACGCATTTCCGGATTATCAACCAATGATTGCTTTTGCGCGCGGACCTTCGATCAACTCGGTCAGATTGAGGACCCGGCGCTTGCACCGAACAGCCAGGCAGATGATACGGATCGATTGCGGCAATTCGCGACGACCCGTTCCGGAAGGGATTGACAAGGTCGCGCCGGCCCGGTGCATTCGACACCATTGCACCCGAAATTGCCTTGCGAGTAAATCGATGTATCAGAAATTCAGACATCTGGCCGCCGTTGCGGCCGTTGCGGTGATCGGCTGGTCCGCCCCGGCCTCGGCCGATCTTCTTCGCTCCGACGACTATTCCGGCGCGGAACTGAGGTTCCTTCAGGCCGCCCTCGCCATTCAGGGCTTCTACGAGGGAATGCTGGACGGGAAGTGGGGAAAGGGAAGCGAGGCCGCTCTGGAAAGCTATCTCCAATACGACGGGATGATGCATTACCAGACAGAGGGCGTGGCGCGCCTGGCAGGTGGTGCGCTGCGGATGTTCCGCGACGAGGGCTGGCAAACCCGCCATCTCGGCGATCTCGACATGTCGCTGTTCTACCCGTCCTCTTCGATGCAACCACAAGTGCTGCGGCACGGAACGCAGGCCTACGCGCATCGCTCGCGGCCGTTCTGGGTCTTCTTCGAACTGCAGGACGACCGGGCACGGACCGATCTTCACGAGGCGTTCGAATTCGGCAGGCACACCTACCGCCCTGACTACATCGTGCGAAAGCGCGATCTCCTGATCACCTCGGCGTGGGTTCCCGACCACCTTCTCCTGCCCCGCGGCACCGGCGGCGAGCTGCTCGTCTACATCCGGTCCGAGCGCAGGGGCAGCCACTGGGCGACGGTGGGGATCGCCTCGCGCGAGGCGGAGCGGGCGATGCTGTCGCTCGCGGCGGGCAGCATGGGGGACGGAGGGCCGATCGAGCTGCCGGCCGCCGGAAAGCTCGCCACCCTCTTGCGGGCCTACGGAACGGCACCTTGAACCGCCGGCATGGCGCTGGCCGCGCGAAGCTGTCGGGGCGGGGGGCCGGCGGATCTGCCGCCTCCTGCCGCTGGCGCACCGAGACGCGACCAACCCGCCCGGGAGCGCATCCACCGAGCGCGACAGGCTCTCGGCCGTCTCAGCTTTCGGGCTGGACGGTCATGACGACGGTATCCAGCGGCCGCGTATCGTCTTGTGGCGCGGCACCGGCGTGTCAGCTTTCGGGCCGGATGGTCACGACGACGCGCCGATTGGCCGCCCGGCCGGACGCGGCCTCATTCGAGGCCACGGGCTCGCCGGAACCGCGGCCGAAGGTCCTGATCCGCTGCGCCGGGGTGCCGGTCTCGACCAGGATCCGGCCCACGGCAGCCGCGCGTTCCTCGCTCAGCTGCTGGTTGGCCTCGGCACTGCCCGCGGTGTCGGTGTGCCCGGTCACGATGGCGATGGTCCCGGGATGGTCCTGCAGGCTGCGCGACAGCGACACCACCGCGGGGCGGAAGTCCGGGCGCAGGACCGCGGAGCCGACGTCGAAGGTGACGCTCTCGGGCAGGGTGACGACCAGCTCCCGGCCGGTGTTCACCACCGACGCCTCCGAGCCGAGGGCGGCGCGAAGCTCGCGCGCCTGATCGTCGAGGGAGCTTCCGAGGATCCCCGATGCCGCGCCGATGATCGATCCAAGGACGGAAGGGGAGCGCTCGTCGCCGATCGCCTGCCCCGCCGCCCCGCCGGTCAGGCCCCCGACCACCGCCCCGTCCCCGCCCGCCTTTCCGCTGCCATAGGGCTCCGCACATCCGGCGAGAAGCAGGGCTGCGGCGACGACGGTCACGGCACGGGTCTTCAGGATCATGATCGGCTCTCTCTGTCCGACGGGACCCTAGCAGACGGCAGGACGCGGCGCCACTGGCCCATCCGGCGCAGGCCGCACCACCCCCTCCGGCGGAAGGCCTGCCCCCGCGTTCCACAAGGCCGCTTGCTGGATCAGCCGGCCCTTGTTACGGTTCGTGCGTCGGCGGGACGGGCCGCCGGTCGTCGGCATATTGACGGTATATCATGCAGATCAGACTGCGATTCCTGTGCACCGCCGTGATGGTCGCCGCAATGGCGCTGACGGGATGCAGCCGGCCCCCGGATCTGGTCGGGATCGACAATCCCGAGGTGCCCGCGGCCTCGGTTCCGGATGTCAGCCGGCACCGGATGTTCATCATGACGACGCGCCAGGCGACCGAGGTGGTCGGCGCGTTCTTCTCCGCCCGCCGTGCGCCGGAACTCGGCCTCGCCTCGGTGGACGTGACGGTTCCGCCGAACCATGTGACCGGCCAGCTCGAGCGGGCGAAACGCCTGCCACCCGACCCGCGCAAGGAATTCGCGGTGATCGATCCCGCGATCTACAGCACCGATGCGGCCTTCATCGCCGCGGTCGACCGGGAACTGTCGCGCCGGCCGCCGGGCCAGCGCCGGCTGCTGCTGTTCATCCACGGCTACAACAACACGACAAGCGATGCGATCCTGCGCCTGACGCAGTTCGTCGAGGATACGGGCTTCCAGGGAGTGCCGGTGCTGTTCTCCTGGGCCTCTGCCGCCCGGACGCCGCGCTATGTCTACGACCTCAACAGTGCGCTGGTCGCGCGCGTGAAGCTGAAGGAACTGGCAAGCATCCTTGGCCGCACCAAGGCCGACGGCATGGACATCTTCGCGCATTCCATGGGCACCTTCCTGACCATGGAGGGACTGGTGGACGCGCAGCAGGCGGGCACGCTGAACCGCCGCGGCAGGATCGACAGCATCATGCTGGCATCGCCGGACATCGACATCGACCTGTTCCGGACGCAGGTGGGGCTGCTGCCCCCGGCGATCCTCCGGAAGATGTATCTGCTGGTCTCGAGGGACGATAGCGCCTTGCGGTTCTCGCGCATCATTGCCGGAGGGGTGCCGCGCGTCGGCGCGGCCGATGCGGCCGAACTCGAGCAGCTGGGGGTGACGGTCATCGACCTGTCCAAGATCGACGACTCAAGCTCCGGCAGCCATTCGAAATTCGCGGGCTCGCCGGAGGTCGTGCAGCTGATCGGGGCCGGGCTGAACGCTGCCGGGCGGTTCGGCGATGCCGAGTCGCCGGCGCTGCACGAACTGATCGCCGGCGCGCCGATCCGGATCCTCGGAAACTGACGCCGCTCGTGCAGGAGCGTCCTCCCATTTCCGCGCGTCGCGGATGCGCCGCGGCACGCCGACCGCGCCGGGGAGCTGACAGGTCATCGGAGCCGGTTGGCCGCTGCCCGGCCCGCGGCTATGTTTTCAGGTGCAAGGGTTCGAGGGACACAGGAATGGTGCAGCATCACGGGCATCTCGGAGCAGTCTATGGCGCCGGCGGACCGCAGGAGGTTGCCGCGCTCTACGACCGCTGGGCGGAGACCTATGAGACCGAGATGGCGCGGGCGGGCTATCGCCATCCGGCGATCGGCGTCGCCCTGCTGGCGCGCCACCTGCCGCGGGGCGCGCGGCCGGTGCTGGACGCCGGCGCGGGCACCGGCCTGCTGGGAGAGTGGCTGGGCATCATGGGATATCCCGAGGTCGAGGCGCTCGACATCTCGGCCGGCATGCTCGAGGTCGCCCGGGCCAAGGGGATCTATTCCCGCCTGCACAACCTGCCGCTGGGCGGCAGCCTGCCCTTCCGCAGCGGCGCCTATGCCGGCGTGATCTCGACCGGGGTGTTCACCACGGGCCACGTGGGCGCCGAGGCCCTGCCCGAACTGCTGCGCATCTGCCGGCCGGGAGGGGTGATCGTGCTGACGGTCAAGGAATCGCTCTGGCAGGGCGGCTTTGCCGTCAGCCTCGAGGCGATCGTGGCCTCGGGCCGGGCCGGGCTGGCCGAGATGACCGAGCCCTACGTGTCGA
This portion of the Rhodobacter sp. CZR27 genome encodes:
- a CDS encoding FHA domain-containing protein, whose amino-acid sequence is MTPPLFRRLLRPASTLVLGLGLSLSVAPHLQAQTASETRSPATGLAVVDCKPAAPAPSDSCTLRIPPLHSRGDMRGSGSGFSFIGASDSRFPRAVHPSATMLLVDRTPGPGGSRKPFLAFEKDLVARLIGSLPPQELVAVYTFDESGTLQPLAPFTEVRQRAIDAVDGLKSGGVNTHIALNLLDAIKILAERQDVLFRNIIVVTDGEEEGLFDDHVHERAIDARIAVSSLGFFWRGSGSAEIGRAKDYLDTRITTPGFGLTGTVMLRNRTAAVAAVDDFATRYGGALFQSGLIVPEGKPEAADVVVETEAPKIGAPGGTETVTHRVRFAPQEAAAAAEPAPAKEPDALILGYPRLWVLGGAGGLVLVLLLLAGLIVFLRRGGPGEEDELPLGDDDDLDLGASARAAAPLHAAAPVRAMATLVREDTRERLAVPSPMATIGRAATNAVAISDDSISRLHAELKQTGGGLLLSDMGSLNGTFVNGRRIKEGTKVKNGDQIGFGQIKLRLVAL
- a CDS encoding peptidoglycan-binding domain-containing protein, which translates into the protein MYQKFRHLAAVAAVAVIGWSAPASADLLRSDDYSGAELRFLQAALAIQGFYEGMLDGKWGKGSEAALESYLQYDGMMHYQTEGVARLAGGALRMFRDEGWQTRHLGDLDMSLFYPSSSMQPQVLRHGTQAYAHRSRPFWVFFELQDDRARTDLHEAFEFGRHTYRPDYIVRKRDLLITSAWVPDHLLLPRGTGGELLVYIRSERRGSHWATVGIASREAERAMLSLAAGSMGDGGPIELPAAGKLATLLRAYGTAP
- a CDS encoding OmpA family protein — translated: MILKTRAVTVVAAALLLAGCAEPYGSGKAGGDGAVVGGLTGGAAGQAIGDERSPSVLGSIIGAASGILGSSLDDQARELRAALGSEASVVNTGRELVVTLPESVTFDVGSAVLRPDFRPAVVSLSRSLQDHPGTIAIVTGHTDTAGSAEANQQLSEERAAAVGRILVETGTPAQRIRTFGRGSGEPVASNEAASGRAANRRVVVTIRPES
- a CDS encoding alpha/beta hydrolase — translated: MQIRLRFLCTAVMVAAMALTGCSRPPDLVGIDNPEVPAASVPDVSRHRMFIMTTRQATEVVGAFFSARRAPELGLASVDVTVPPNHVTGQLERAKRLPPDPRKEFAVIDPAIYSTDAAFIAAVDRELSRRPPGQRRLLLFIHGYNNTTSDAILRLTQFVEDTGFQGVPVLFSWASAARTPRYVYDLNSALVARVKLKELASILGRTKADGMDIFAHSMGTFLTMEGLVDAQQAGTLNRRGRIDSIMLASPDIDIDLFRTQVGLLPPAILRKMYLLVSRDDSALRFSRIIAGGVPRVGAADAAELEQLGVTVIDLSKIDDSSSGSHSKFAGSPEVVQLIGAGLNAAGRFGDAESPALHELIAGAPIRILGN
- a CDS encoding class I SAM-dependent methyltransferase encodes the protein MVQHHGHLGAVYGAGGPQEVAALYDRWAETYETEMARAGYRHPAIGVALLARHLPRGARPVLDAGAGTGLLGEWLGIMGYPEVEALDISAGMLEVARAKGIYSRLHNLPLGGSLPFRSGAYAGVISTGVFTTGHVGAEALPELLRICRPGGVIVLTVKESLWQGGFAVSLEAIVASGRAGLAEMTEPYVSMPGEPGTTPSRAVALRLTP